Proteins encoded within one genomic window of Papio anubis isolate 15944 chromosome X, Panubis1.0, whole genome shotgun sequence:
- the EOLA2 gene encoding protein CXorf40A isoform X1: MLSCLCLPLAVSALLQTAPKTLWDDPESAESQPLPLGLPWRGTSVTGGSSGPSGPQEARGACEDGVKTVETRWRPLLSSQQNRTIAVHIAHRDWDDDAWQELLVERLGMTPAQIQALLRKGEKFGRGVIAGLIDIGETLQCPEDLTPDEAVELENQAVLTNLKQKYLTVISNPRWLLEPIPRKGGKDVFQDAIGKTDNFTKALTGRVCFTLRSQFRLAEPIKADWGNWPHTLACAVPVQDS; this comes from the exons ATGCTATCCTGCCTGTGCCTTCCTCTAGCTGTCTCTGCCCTACTCCAGACCGCCCCAAAGACTCTGTGGGATGATCCTGAGTCAGCCGAATCCCAGCCCCTTCCCTTGGGCCTGCCGTGGCGCGGGACATCAGTGACAGGCGGAAGCAGCGGACCATCAGG GCCACAGGAGGCCCGGGGCGCTTGCGAAG ATGGAGTCAAGACTGTGGAGACACGCTGGCGTCCCCTGCTGAGCAGCCAGCAGAACCGTACCATCGCCGTCCACATTGCTCACAGGGACTGGGATGACGATGCCTGGCAGGAGCTGCTGGTGGAGAGGCTGGGGATGACTCCTGCCCAGATTCAGGCTTTGCTCAGGAAAGGGGAGAAGTTTGGTCGAGGAGTGATAGCGG GACTCATTGACATTGGGGAAACTTTGCAATGCCCAGAAGACTTAACTCCCGATGAGGCTGTGGAGCTAGAGAATCAAGCTGTACTGACCAACCTGAAGCAGAAGTACCTGACTGTGATTTCAAACCCCAGGTGGTTACTGGAGCCCATACCTAGGAAAGGAGGCAAAGATGTATTCCAG gacgcAATTGGAAAAACTGAtaattttaccaaggctttgactggaagggtaTGCTTCACTTTAAGGAGTCAATTTCGActtgcagagccaataaaagccgaTTGgggaaactggcctcatacccttGCCTGCGCAGTCCCTGTACAGGATTCCTGA
- the EOLA2 gene encoding protein CXorf40A isoform X3, which yields MKFGCLSFRQPYAGLVLNGVKTVETRWRPLLSSQQNRTIAVHIAHRDWDDDAWQELLVERLGMTPAQIQALLRKGEKFGRGVIAGLIDIGETLQCPEDLTPDEAVELENQAVLTNLKQKYLTVISNPRWLLEPIPRKGGKDVFQDAIGKTDNFTKALTGRVCFTLRSQFRLAEPIKADWGNWPHTLACAVPVQDS from the exons ATGAAGTTTGGCTGCCTCTCCTTCCGGCAGCCTTATGCTGGCCTTGTCTTAAATGGAGTCAAGACTGTGGAGACACGCTGGCGTCCCCTGCTGAGCAGCCAGCAGAACCGTACCATCGCCGTCCACATTGCTCACAGGGACTGGGATGACGATGCCTGGCAGGAGCTGCTGGTGGAGAGGCTGGGGATGACTCCTGCCCAGATTCAGGCTTTGCTCAGGAAAGGGGAGAAGTTTGGTCGAGGAGTGATAGCGG GACTCATTGACATTGGGGAAACTTTGCAATGCCCAGAAGACTTAACTCCCGATGAGGCTGTGGAGCTAGAGAATCAAGCTGTACTGACCAACCTGAAGCAGAAGTACCTGACTGTGATTTCAAACCCCAGGTGGTTACTGGAGCCCATACCTAGGAAAGGAGGCAAAGATGTATTCCAG gacgcAATTGGAAAAACTGAtaattttaccaaggctttgactggaagggtaTGCTTCACTTTAAGGAGTCAATTTCGActtgcagagccaataaaagccgaTTGgggaaactggcctcatacccttGCCTGCGCAGTCCCTGTACAGGATTCCTGA
- the EOLA2 gene encoding protein CXorf40A isoform X2 yields MQPIRTDKGPETAPKTLWDDPESAESQPLPLGLPWRGTSVTGGSSGPSGPQEARGACEDGVKTVETRWRPLLSSQQNRTIAVHIAHRDWDDDAWQELLVERLGMTPAQIQALLRKGEKFGRGVIAGLIDIGETLQCPEDLTPDEAVELENQAVLTNLKQKYLTVISNPRWLLEPIPRKGGKDVFQDAIGKTDNFTKALTGRVCFTLRSQFRLAEPIKADWGNWPHTLACAVPVQDS; encoded by the exons ATGCAACCCATCAGAACTGACAAAGGACCTGAG ACCGCCCCAAAGACTCTGTGGGATGATCCTGAGTCAGCCGAATCCCAGCCCCTTCCCTTGGGCCTGCCGTGGCGCGGGACATCAGTGACAGGCGGAAGCAGCGGACCATCAGG GCCACAGGAGGCCCGGGGCGCTTGCGAAG ATGGAGTCAAGACTGTGGAGACACGCTGGCGTCCCCTGCTGAGCAGCCAGCAGAACCGTACCATCGCCGTCCACATTGCTCACAGGGACTGGGATGACGATGCCTGGCAGGAGCTGCTGGTGGAGAGGCTGGGGATGACTCCTGCCCAGATTCAGGCTTTGCTCAGGAAAGGGGAGAAGTTTGGTCGAGGAGTGATAGCGG GACTCATTGACATTGGGGAAACTTTGCAATGCCCAGAAGACTTAACTCCCGATGAGGCTGTGGAGCTAGAGAATCAAGCTGTACTGACCAACCTGAAGCAGAAGTACCTGACTGTGATTTCAAACCCCAGGTGGTTACTGGAGCCCATACCTAGGAAAGGAGGCAAAGATGTATTCCAG gacgcAATTGGAAAAACTGAtaattttaccaaggctttgactggaagggtaTGCTTCACTTTAAGGAGTCAATTTCGActtgcagagccaataaaagccgaTTGgggaaactggcctcatacccttGCCTGCGCAGTCCCTGTACAGGATTCCTGA